A DNA window from Haloactinospora alba contains the following coding sequences:
- the htpG gene encoding molecular chaperone HtpG translates to MSAQGGTFEFDVEARQLLQLMIHSIYSNKEIFLRELISNASDALDKLRIRSLTENDVDADISDLHIRLDPDPQQRTLTVSDNGIGMTYDEVVQLIGTIAKSDTAQFLERMKQSDDPSLAQDLIGSFGVGFYSSFMVADEVTLVTRHAAESQGTRWQSSGEGSYTIEPVDDAPQGTSVTLHLKPEDTEDQLHDYTSSAKITEIVKRYSDFIRWPIRMAVEQTDSDGETTSEIETINSMKALWTRSRQDITEDEYNEFYKLVSHDWADPLETIHVQAEGTFEYQALLFLPSQAPMDLFMRERKRGVQLYVKRVFIMDDCEELVPEYLRFVKGVVDAQDLSLNVSRENLQQDRQIQMMRRRLVKKVLSTVKDMMSESPQKYRTFWNQFGRALKEGLVNDPENRDSILEISSFSSTNSTEELTTLREYVDRMPEGQQNIYYMTGDSRASIENSPHMEAFREKGLEVLVLTEPVDEVWVETVPEFDGKKFQSIAKGEVDLDAQGDGGSKDEDFEKRKGEFAELLSWMTTKLDDKVKKVRLSTRLTNSPACIVRDSDDITSSLASMYRAMGQEIPQSKGILELNPTHPLVSGLQRSYGERGDDTELVETTELIHDMAMLAEGEEPSDRSRFTRLMADRLQRTL, encoded by the coding sequence ATGAGCGCACAAGGCGGAACATTCGAATTTGATGTCGAAGCGCGCCAGCTCCTGCAATTGATGATCCATTCGATATACTCGAACAAGGAGATATTCCTTCGGGAGCTCATTTCCAACGCCTCGGACGCGCTGGACAAACTCCGCATCCGGAGTCTCACCGAGAACGACGTGGACGCCGACATCTCCGACCTCCACATCCGTCTCGACCCCGACCCGCAGCAGCGCACTCTCACGGTCTCCGACAACGGGATCGGCATGACCTACGACGAGGTCGTACAGCTCATCGGTACGATCGCGAAGTCGGACACCGCCCAGTTCCTGGAACGGATGAAACAGTCCGACGACCCCTCGCTGGCCCAGGACCTGATCGGGAGCTTCGGTGTCGGCTTCTACTCCAGCTTCATGGTGGCCGACGAGGTCACCCTGGTGACCCGGCACGCCGCGGAGAGCCAGGGCACGCGCTGGCAGTCCAGCGGCGAGGGGAGCTACACCATCGAGCCGGTGGACGACGCCCCGCAGGGCACCTCGGTCACGCTGCACCTCAAGCCCGAGGACACCGAGGACCAGCTGCACGACTACACCTCCTCGGCCAAGATCACCGAGATCGTCAAGCGGTACTCGGACTTCATCAGGTGGCCCATCAGGATGGCCGTCGAGCAGACGGACAGCGACGGTGAGACCACCAGCGAGATCGAGACGATCAACTCGATGAAGGCGCTCTGGACACGGTCCAGGCAGGACATCACCGAGGACGAGTACAACGAGTTCTACAAGCTCGTCAGCCACGACTGGGCCGACCCGCTGGAGACGATCCACGTCCAGGCGGAGGGGACGTTCGAGTACCAGGCGCTGCTGTTCCTCCCCTCCCAGGCGCCGATGGACCTGTTCATGCGCGAGCGCAAGCGCGGGGTCCAGCTCTACGTCAAACGCGTGTTCATCATGGACGACTGCGAGGAGCTGGTCCCGGAGTACCTGCGCTTCGTCAAGGGCGTGGTCGACGCGCAGGACCTGTCGCTGAACGTCTCGCGTGAGAACCTCCAGCAGGACCGGCAGATCCAGATGATGCGCCGCCGGCTGGTGAAGAAGGTCCTCTCGACGGTCAAGGACATGATGTCCGAGAGCCCCCAGAAGTACCGGACCTTCTGGAACCAGTTCGGACGCGCCCTCAAGGAGGGGCTGGTCAACGACCCCGAGAACCGCGACTCCATTCTCGAGATCTCCTCCTTCTCGTCCACGAACAGCACGGAGGAGCTCACCACCCTCCGGGAGTACGTGGACCGCATGCCCGAAGGGCAGCAGAACATCTACTACATGACGGGCGACTCGCGCGCCAGCATCGAGAACTCCCCCCACATGGAGGCGTTCCGGGAGAAGGGTCTCGAGGTGCTGGTGCTGACCGAGCCGGTCGACGAGGTGTGGGTGGAGACCGTCCCCGAGTTCGACGGGAAGAAGTTCCAGTCGATCGCGAAGGGGGAGGTCGACCTCGACGCCCAGGGCGACGGCGGGTCCAAGGACGAGGACTTCGAGAAGCGCAAGGGCGAGTTCGCCGAGCTGCTGTCCTGGATGACGACGAAGCTGGACGACAAGGTGAAGAAGGTGCGGCTGTCCACGCGGCTCACCAACTCGCCCGCGTGCATCGTGCGCGACTCCGACGACATCACGTCCAGCCTGGCGAGCATGTACCGCGCCATGGGCCAGGAGATCCCCCAGAGCAAGGGGATCCTTGAGCTGAACCCGACGCACCCGCTGGTGAGCGGGCTGCAACGCAGTTACGGCGAGCGCGGGGACGACACCGAACTGGTGGAGACCACCGAGCTGATCCACGACATGGCCATGCTCGCCGAGGGTGAGGAGCCCAGCGACCGTTCGCGGTTCACCAGGCTGATGGCCGACCGGCTGCAGCGCACGCTCTGA
- a CDS encoding winged helix-turn-helix transcriptional regulator, which produces MAKKSPYNCGLDAAVDVVGGKWKPLLLWKLSVGPCRFGELRREFPAISEKMLIQQLRAMEGDGLVHRELYYQVPPRVEYSLTELGGVTQRCAETPRGLGRAPHGAHRRGTPRSYLTPAGHGARKAGKRGGGAGPEEGRCPLLRSAAHVPPSHAGARAQGAARPPGVAAGHAAARVRACAAAGRPSAW; this is translated from the coding sequence ATGGCGAAGAAAAGCCCCTACAATTGTGGCCTGGACGCGGCCGTCGACGTGGTGGGAGGGAAGTGGAAACCGCTTCTTCTGTGGAAGCTGAGTGTCGGACCCTGTCGTTTCGGGGAACTGAGACGAGAATTCCCGGCGATCAGCGAGAAGATGCTCATCCAGCAGTTGCGCGCGATGGAGGGTGACGGGCTCGTGCACCGCGAGCTGTACTACCAGGTTCCACCGCGGGTCGAGTACTCGCTCACCGAGCTCGGGGGAGTCACTCAACGATGCGCTGAAACCCCTCGGGGACTGGGGCGAGCACCACATGGAGCGCATCGTCGCGGCACGCCGCGGTCATACCTGACCCCCGCCGGCCACGGGGCCCGAAAGGCCGGGAAACGGGGAGGCGGGGCTGGACCGGAGGAGGGGCGTTGTCCCCTCCTCCGGTCCGCCGCGCACGTCCCGCCGTCCCACGCGGGGGCCAGGGCGCAGGGCGCTGCCCGGCCCCCGGGCGTGGCCGCCGGCCACGCGGCTGCGCGCGTCAGAGCGTGCGCTGCAGCCGGTCGGCCATCAGCCTGGTGA
- a CDS encoding SDR family NAD(P)-dependent oxidoreductase, giving the protein MSAYAGKKAVVIGGTHGMGLAIVRALLAGGADVVLTGSDERNVEAVRDEPGERAHAVRSDVTHASDRDELGALVRERFGTVDFVFLNAGHAELEPFHEVTEESFGRQFDISTKGVFFTAQRLAPLVREGGALVCTTSVANASGNPGMAVYSGAKAALHSFVRVLAAELLPRGVRVNAVSPGFVRTPTMGVSASADDRAAFEREGGELTPMGRVGSPEEVARAALFLASEATFTTGVELPVDGGIAQGLVPAHG; this is encoded by the coding sequence GTGTCCGCATACGCAGGAAAGAAAGCCGTGGTCATCGGCGGGACACACGGCATGGGACTCGCGATCGTCCGCGCGCTGCTCGCGGGCGGAGCCGACGTCGTCCTCACCGGCAGCGACGAGCGCAACGTCGAGGCCGTGCGGGACGAACCGGGGGAACGGGCGCACGCGGTCCGTTCCGACGTCACGCACGCGTCCGACAGGGACGAGCTCGGCGCCCTCGTGCGGGAAAGGTTCGGCACGGTCGACTTCGTGTTCCTCAACGCCGGCCACGCGGAACTCGAACCGTTCCACGAGGTCACCGAGGAATCGTTCGGCCGGCAGTTCGACATCAGTACCAAAGGCGTGTTCTTCACGGCGCAGCGCCTGGCTCCGCTCGTGCGGGAGGGCGGCGCCCTCGTCTGCACGACCTCCGTCGCCAACGCGAGCGGGAACCCCGGCATGGCCGTGTACTCCGGCGCGAAGGCGGCCCTGCACTCCTTCGTGCGGGTCCTGGCCGCCGAGCTGCTTCCCCGAGGCGTACGGGTGAACGCCGTCAGCCCGGGCTTCGTCCGGACTCCCACGATGGGCGTGTCCGCCTCCGCGGACGACCGGGCAGCTTTCGAGCGGGAGGGAGGAGAGCTCACCCCCATGGGACGCGTCGGCTCCCCGGAGGAGGTCGCCCGCGCGGCGCTCTTCCTCGCCTCCGAGGCGACGTTCACCACCGGCGTCGAGCTTCCCGTGGACGGCGGCATCGCCCAGGGGCTCGTCCCCGCCCACGGCTGA
- a CDS encoding MFS transporter, whose protein sequence is MTSDTAQRATWRAWLGLAILTLPLLMAATDMTVLFLALPSIAADLTPGSTQLLWILHAGEFLTVGFALTMGRVAQRIGPRRLLVIGGSAYGLASLAAAHSPTPEILIAMRGLLGVAAATLLPSVMALLRGMFPVARQFSVAVAVTMSSFSAGMALGPPLGGFLLENFWWGSVFLVNVPVAALLLAGAPLLPSPRGDGAGRVDITSVLLSLGAIISVIFGLQEIADKQTSATGEPLWPYLLAVVVGLGFLVAFVRRQLRLADPLLDLRTFAAPAFTISLLAMLLMLLGMGGTDMLLAQYLQTVIGLSPGRAGLLLLAPALASAVGGMLAPVLNRWTRPAFTMAGGLLTAAGGAAVMVLLEGRAGAVALVAVAAVIALALGPLFTLSTNLVVGTAPKHQAGSAAALGDVSGGFGNALSLAFLGSLSAVVYRSALEGSVPAEASESAAEAARESIGGATAVAGNLPGEAGAELLEAARSAFGLGLQSAYGFGAVLLTLVAVLVAWLLRHASIDTADGEESPTEAVPDETAREPV, encoded by the coding sequence ATGACGTCCGACACCGCACAGCGCGCGACGTGGCGGGCATGGCTGGGCCTGGCCATCCTGACGCTCCCACTGCTCATGGCCGCCACGGACATGACCGTCCTTTTCCTCGCCCTTCCCAGCATCGCCGCCGACCTCACGCCGGGAAGCACGCAACTGCTGTGGATCCTGCACGCCGGGGAGTTCCTGACCGTGGGATTCGCACTGACCATGGGGCGGGTGGCCCAACGCATCGGCCCGCGCCGCCTGCTGGTCATCGGGGGGAGCGCCTACGGTCTGGCCTCCCTGGCGGCGGCCCACTCCCCCACCCCGGAGATCCTGATCGCCATGCGGGGCCTGCTCGGTGTCGCGGCGGCGACGCTGCTCCCCAGCGTCATGGCGCTGCTGCGCGGCATGTTCCCCGTGGCCCGGCAGTTCTCCGTGGCCGTCGCGGTGACCATGAGTTCCTTCTCCGCCGGCATGGCCCTCGGGCCGCCCCTGGGCGGGTTCCTCCTGGAGAACTTCTGGTGGGGCTCGGTGTTCCTGGTGAACGTGCCGGTCGCCGCGCTGCTCCTGGCGGGTGCCCCCCTGCTTCCCTCTCCCCGAGGCGACGGTGCCGGCCGGGTGGACATCACCAGCGTCCTGCTGTCGCTGGGCGCGATCATCAGCGTGATCTTCGGCCTCCAGGAGATCGCCGACAAGCAGACCAGCGCCACGGGAGAGCCGCTGTGGCCCTACCTCCTGGCCGTGGTGGTCGGGCTGGGGTTCCTGGTGGCGTTCGTCCGGCGACAGCTGCGGCTGGCCGACCCGCTGCTCGACCTGCGGACCTTCGCCGCCCCCGCCTTCACCATTTCCCTGCTGGCCATGCTGCTGATGCTGCTGGGAATGGGAGGCACCGACATGCTCCTCGCCCAGTACCTGCAGACGGTCATCGGACTGTCCCCGGGCCGCGCGGGACTGCTGCTGCTCGCCCCGGCCCTGGCCTCCGCGGTCGGGGGGATGCTGGCTCCGGTGCTGAACCGCTGGACGCGGCCGGCGTTCACCATGGCCGGCGGGCTGCTCACCGCCGCGGGCGGCGCGGCGGTGATGGTCCTACTGGAGGGGCGCGCCGGAGCTGTCGCCCTCGTCGCCGTGGCCGCCGTCATCGCGTTGGCCCTGGGGCCGCTCTTCACACTGTCCACCAACCTGGTCGTGGGGACCGCTCCGAAGCACCAGGCGGGGTCGGCCGCGGCCTTGGGCGACGTGAGCGGCGGGTTCGGCAACGCGTTGAGTCTGGCCTTCCTCGGCAGCCTCTCCGCCGTCGTCTACCGGTCGGCGCTGGAGGGTTCCGTTCCCGCAGAGGCCTCGGAAAGCGCGGCGGAGGCGGCCCGGGAGAGCATCGGCGGGGCCACCGCCGTGGCCGGGAACCTGCCCGGCGAGGCGGGAGCGGAGCTGCTGGAGGCGGCACGGTCCGCCTTCGGGCTGGGGCTGCAGAGCGCCTACGGGTTCGGCGCGGTCCTGCTGACCCTGGTGGCGGTCCTGGTCGCCTGGTTGCTGCGCCACGCCAGCATCGACACCGCGGACGGCGAGGAGTCCCCGACGGAGGCGGTGCCGGACGAGACCGCCCGGGAGCCCGTCTAG
- a CDS encoding acetate uptake transporter codes for MAIEDMPDVGAPPVREPAPTAQVADPGPLGLAAFASTTLVLSFVNAGLIDKSVELSTVLALALFYGGLVQLLAGMWEFRAGNTFGATAFPTYGAFWMAFALYVGVLADTVPQAQQATATGMFLLVFTVVTGYLTVASLRTNTALTTVFVLLFLTFAALTTGELAGVDGLVTLGGWLGIATAAAAFYASFAGVLNATWKRTVLPVGSPR; via the coding sequence ATGGCCATAGAGGACATGCCCGACGTAGGGGCGCCCCCGGTGAGGGAGCCGGCCCCCACCGCGCAGGTCGCGGACCCCGGCCCCCTGGGACTGGCCGCGTTCGCCTCCACCACCCTCGTGTTGAGCTTCGTCAACGCGGGACTGATCGACAAGAGCGTGGAACTCTCGACCGTGCTGGCGCTCGCGCTGTTCTACGGCGGCCTGGTGCAGCTGCTCGCCGGAATGTGGGAGTTCCGCGCGGGCAACACGTTCGGCGCCACGGCCTTCCCCACCTACGGGGCGTTCTGGATGGCGTTCGCGCTCTACGTGGGGGTCCTCGCGGACACGGTCCCCCAGGCGCAGCAGGCCACGGCCACCGGCATGTTCCTGCTGGTGTTCACCGTGGTAACCGGCTACCTGACGGTCGCCTCGCTACGGACCAACACGGCCCTGACCACGGTGTTCGTCCTGTTGTTCCTCACCTTCGCGGCACTGACGACCGGCGAGCTGGCCGGCGTGGACGGCCTCGTCACACTCGGCGGGTGGCTCGGCATCGCAACCGCCGCGGCCGCTTTCTACGCCTCCTTCGCGGGCGTGCTCAACGCGACGTGGAAACGCACCGTCCTCCCGGTCGGAAGCCCCCGCTGA
- the acs gene encoding acetate--CoA ligase, producing MTDHPGQGAALDNLLDESRTFPPSQEFAAHANATAETYARANADREAFWADQAQMLHWDTAWDQVLDWSDAPFARWFAGGDLNVAYNCVDRHVAAGNGDRVAIHWEGEPGDSRAITYAELQREVCRTANALSSLGLAKGDRVAIYMQMIPETVFTMLACARLGLPHSVVFAGFSSEALRSRIDDAQARVVVTADGQFRRGSVAPLKPAVDEAVAQAPSVEHVVVVRRGGNEVAWNTGTDVWWHDIVERQSDQHTAEPMDSEHPLFILYTSGTTGKPKGILHTSGGYLTQVAYTHRTVFDLKPESDVYWCTADIGWVTGHSYIVYGPLANGATQVVYEGTPNTPHQGRHWEIVQKYGVTVYYTAPTLVRTFMKWGGDIPASYDLSSLRVLGTVGEPINPEAWMWFRDRIGGGRTPVVDTWWQTETGAIMISPLPGVTHTKPGSAQRPLPGISARVVDDNGAEVGRGEGGYLVLDEPWPAMLRGIWGDDERYRKTYWSTFADRGFYFAGDGAKYDEDADIWLLGRVDDVMNVSGHRISTTEVESALVSHRDVAEAAVVGASDSVTGQGIVAFVILNGDAAGDGDSGSAALADLRDHVASEIGPIAKPRQIMVVPELPKTRSGKIMRRLLRDVAEDREVGDVSTLADSSVMELISSGLRTGADEDA from the coding sequence ATGACCGACCACCCCGGACAGGGCGCGGCACTGGACAACCTACTCGACGAGAGCAGGACGTTCCCCCCGAGCCAGGAGTTCGCCGCGCACGCCAACGCGACCGCGGAGACCTACGCGCGGGCGAACGCCGACCGGGAGGCGTTCTGGGCCGACCAGGCCCAGATGCTGCACTGGGACACGGCGTGGGACCAGGTACTGGACTGGTCGGACGCCCCCTTCGCCAGGTGGTTCGCCGGCGGCGACCTCAACGTCGCCTACAACTGCGTGGACCGGCACGTGGCCGCGGGCAACGGCGACCGGGTCGCCATCCACTGGGAGGGCGAACCCGGCGACTCCCGCGCCATCACCTACGCCGAGCTGCAGCGCGAGGTGTGCAGGACCGCCAACGCGCTGTCCTCACTGGGGCTGGCGAAGGGCGACCGGGTGGCCATCTACATGCAGATGATCCCCGAGACGGTCTTCACGATGCTGGCATGCGCGCGGCTGGGGCTCCCCCACTCGGTGGTGTTCGCCGGTTTCTCCTCCGAGGCGCTGCGCTCCCGGATCGACGACGCGCAGGCGCGGGTGGTGGTCACCGCGGACGGCCAGTTCCGGCGCGGCAGCGTCGCCCCGCTCAAGCCCGCGGTGGACGAGGCGGTGGCGCAGGCGCCGAGCGTCGAGCACGTGGTCGTGGTGCGGCGCGGCGGCAACGAGGTCGCCTGGAACACGGGAACGGACGTGTGGTGGCACGACATCGTCGAGCGCCAGTCCGACCAGCACACCGCGGAGCCGATGGACTCCGAACACCCGCTGTTCATCCTGTACACCTCGGGAACCACGGGCAAGCCGAAGGGCATCCTCCACACCTCGGGGGGATACCTGACCCAGGTCGCCTACACGCACCGCACGGTGTTCGACCTCAAGCCGGAGTCCGACGTGTACTGGTGCACCGCCGACATCGGGTGGGTGACCGGACACAGCTACATCGTGTACGGGCCGCTGGCCAACGGCGCGACCCAGGTGGTCTACGAGGGCACCCCGAACACGCCGCACCAGGGCCGGCACTGGGAGATCGTGCAGAAGTACGGCGTGACCGTCTACTACACGGCGCCCACCCTGGTGCGCACGTTCATGAAGTGGGGCGGGGACATCCCCGCGTCCTACGACCTGTCCAGTCTGCGTGTGCTGGGTACGGTCGGCGAGCCGATCAACCCCGAGGCCTGGATGTGGTTCAGGGACCGGATCGGCGGCGGCCGGACCCCCGTCGTGGACACCTGGTGGCAGACGGAGACGGGGGCGATCATGATCTCTCCCCTGCCGGGGGTCACCCACACCAAGCCCGGTTCCGCGCAGCGCCCCCTTCCCGGGATCTCGGCGCGGGTGGTGGACGACAACGGCGCGGAGGTCGGCCGGGGCGAGGGCGGCTACCTCGTGCTGGACGAACCGTGGCCGGCGATGCTGCGCGGCATCTGGGGTGACGACGAGCGCTACAGGAAGACCTACTGGTCCACCTTCGCCGACCGGGGTTTCTACTTCGCCGGGGACGGCGCGAAGTACGACGAGGACGCCGACATCTGGCTACTCGGCCGGGTGGACGACGTGATGAACGTGTCCGGGCACCGGATCTCCACCACCGAGGTGGAGTCCGCCCTGGTGTCGCACCGCGACGTGGCCGAGGCGGCGGTCGTGGGCGCCTCGGACTCGGTGACCGGTCAGGGGATCGTGGCGTTCGTGATCCTGAACGGCGACGCCGCCGGGGACGGGGACAGCGGTTCGGCGGCGCTGGCGGACCTGCGCGACCACGTGGCCTCCGAGATCGGGCCGATCGCCAAACCCCGCCAGATCATGGTGGTGCCGGAGCTGCCGAAGACGCGCTCCGGCAAGATCATGCGCCGGCTGCTGCGCGACGTCGCCGAGGACCGGGAGGTCGGCGACGTGAGTACCCTGGCCGACTCGAGCGTGATGGAGCTGATCTCGTCCGGGCTGCGGACGGGGGCGGACGAGGACGCCTGA
- a CDS encoding sensor histidine kinase, which translates to MPVRTDGAPRPGRGRAARAGSGQQKALVTARRIVEDMQDGTVGSASKRALASVRRLLGARGVAVSDLSGSLRWVGRPAPEQETGPLVAGVLSAERPRGKPPLVAVPLRVRDELDGVLLVSGDVATGAVREVASLMTQALERGRLERSAERAERAELRALRAEISPHFVYNALTVIASLVHSEPDRARDLMIDFADYARYSFVQHGEYTTVSEEFHAIETYFALQRAVLGDRLQAHVRVAPEVLAVAVPCLVLEPLVENAIRHGIEPRSGPGTVHVHGEADGDECVITVEDDGIGMAPEEARAALSGDADTGRIGLANVDKRLRNVFGSWFGLVLETELGAGTRATVRLPRFQPGVLP; encoded by the coding sequence ATGCCGGTGCGAACGGACGGCGCGCCCCGCCCGGGCAGGGGGCGCGCGGCACGCGCGGGTTCGGGCCAGCAGAAGGCGCTGGTCACGGCCCGGCGCATCGTCGAGGACATGCAGGACGGGACCGTGGGTTCCGCCTCGAAGCGGGCGCTCGCCTCCGTGCGCCGGTTGCTGGGGGCGCGCGGCGTGGCGGTGTCCGACCTCTCCGGCTCGCTGCGGTGGGTGGGGCGTCCGGCGCCCGAGCAGGAGACGGGCCCGCTCGTCGCCGGGGTCCTGAGCGCCGAGAGGCCGCGGGGGAAGCCTCCGCTGGTGGCGGTCCCGCTGCGGGTGCGCGACGAGCTCGACGGGGTGCTGCTGGTCTCCGGGGACGTGGCGACGGGCGCGGTCCGGGAGGTGGCGTCCCTGATGACGCAGGCCCTGGAACGGGGCCGGCTCGAGAGGTCCGCCGAACGGGCCGAACGGGCGGAGCTGCGCGCGTTGCGGGCCGAAATATCGCCACATTTCGTTTACAACGCGCTGACCGTGATCGCTTCGCTGGTGCACTCCGAACCGGACCGGGCGCGCGACCTCATGATCGACTTCGCCGACTACGCGCGCTACAGCTTCGTGCAGCACGGCGAGTACACGACGGTGTCGGAGGAGTTCCACGCGATCGAGACGTACTTCGCGCTGCAGCGCGCCGTCCTGGGCGACCGGCTGCAGGCGCACGTGCGTGTGGCGCCGGAGGTCCTCGCCGTCGCGGTCCCGTGCCTGGTCCTCGAACCGCTCGTCGAGAACGCGATACGGCACGGCATCGAACCCCGCTCCGGGCCGGGGACGGTGCACGTACACGGCGAGGCCGACGGAGACGAGTGCGTCATCACCGTGGAGGACGACGGCATCGGCATGGCCCCGGAGGAGGCCAGGGCCGCCCTCTCCGGGGACGCCGACACCGGCCGGATCGGGCTCGCCAACGTGGACAAGCGGCTGCGGAACGTCTTCGGCTCGTGGTTCGGGCTGGTGCTGGAGACCGAACTCGGCGCGGGGACCAGGGCGACCGTCCGGCTCCCCCGGTTCCAGCCCGGGGTGCTGCCGTGA
- a CDS encoding LytR/AlgR family response regulator transcription factor has product MTGEPATGLRVLAVDDLPAALDEMRRMLSEAPEVADVDSAGDPVHALKCIQANRYDAVFLDIAMPGLDGIELGSLLARLAQPPVIVFVTAYSEHAVTAYGIGAVDYLLKPVRPERLSAALAKVVRMAGTPDGGEDRAPDSDGMAALPVEAGGRTWYVHRDDVRFVEASGDYARLHTPTGVHPVRIPVSRLEEHWASAGFLRVHRGYLVSLEAVRELRSDPTGNLLARTDLGDVPVSRRHARNLRERLLEAAQRGWLGRRS; this is encoded by the coding sequence GTGACGGGTGAACCGGCGACGGGGTTGCGGGTCCTGGCGGTGGACGACCTTCCCGCCGCGTTGGACGAGATGCGCCGCATGCTGTCGGAGGCGCCCGAGGTCGCCGACGTGGACTCGGCCGGGGACCCGGTGCACGCGTTGAAGTGCATCCAGGCCAACCGTTACGACGCGGTGTTCCTGGACATCGCCATGCCCGGCCTGGACGGTATCGAACTGGGCTCCCTCCTGGCGCGGTTGGCGCAGCCGCCGGTCATCGTGTTCGTGACCGCCTACAGCGAGCACGCCGTCACCGCCTACGGCATCGGCGCCGTGGACTACCTGCTCAAGCCCGTCCGCCCGGAGCGGCTGTCGGCGGCGCTGGCCAAGGTGGTCCGGATGGCCGGGACGCCGGACGGCGGAGAGGACCGGGCGCCCGACTCGGACGGGATGGCGGCGCTCCCGGTCGAGGCGGGGGGACGCACCTGGTACGTGCACCGCGACGACGTCCGGTTCGTCGAGGCCAGCGGGGACTACGCCCGGCTGCACACCCCCACCGGGGTGCACCCGGTGCGGATACCGGTCTCGCGGCTCGAGGAGCACTGGGCAAGCGCGGGGTTCCTCCGGGTCCACCGGGGCTACCTGGTCTCGCTGGAGGCGGTGCGCGAGCTGCGCAGCGACCCCACCGGCAACCTGCTGGCCCGCACCGACCTCGGCGACGTTCCGGTGAGCCGGCGGCACGCCCGGAACCTGCGCGAACGCCTGCTGGAGGCGGCGCAGCGCGGCTGGCTGGGGCGGCGGTCGTGA